Within Dermacentor albipictus isolate Rhodes 1998 colony chromosome 3, USDA_Dalb.pri_finalv2, whole genome shotgun sequence, the genomic segment CATGTTCCTTTATATGTACTGTAAAGTCAAAGTATCCCTGAATGGGCAAGTTGGTGCACCATATTCTTGTCTTGCTTTAGCACAACCCAGTTTGAGTATGAAGGAAGAGGACAGATGACATGATAGCGCTCATCCTGTCACCTGTCCTTTTCCTTCATACTCGAACTGAGTTGCACTAAAGCAAGACAAGAATATGTAAGATCATCATTAGCTCAGTTAAGTTGATTATAGCAGTTATAGGTGTAGTGTACTAAAGATAGACCACTTTATTACCTGTTCTCTGACAAAAGCCTTGCGCCAGCTGACTCCATCTCATGCGTGAAAATTTCCTATGTTTATCAGACCACCTAATTCTCTGCTGTCCTCAACTGCCCTTCCCTTATCTTGGTACCCATATTTTGTTTAACTTTCATAGACAATTCATTTTCTTCCCTATGCATTATTACATGGCAAGCCCGAATCCGGTTCTTTGTCCTAATGTCAACTACAGTACTGGCTACCCTTGTATGCTTTTTAATCAAAACTGCTTCCATTGCTCATTTTGCAGTCCTTAACTTTtaaagcttctttgttaacttccaagtttctCCCTCGTATGTTTGCACTGGTATAATGCAGTGatcgtacacttttcttttcaataataGCAGGAAGCTGTCATACAGTACCTGTCATGGCCTGGTAATGCTTGCCGTATGCGCttgaacccatttttatttttctgtcaattatcttctcatgatcaggattcccAATAAGTAATTGTCCGAGATAATACATATTCTTGCACAGGTTCTAGACGCTGACTGCCATTCACTGTACAATTTCCTGTTGCCAACACACAGCAGCAGTACTTACTCTTCAACACTATTGTACTGCAGGGCCTGCAGTACGATATAACATATGGTCAGAGCTGCACTTCGAAGGAAGTTGTAGATCATTCACAACTCAAATATGTTTATTTTGAATACATGTGAAACACAAAAATACTCACAACATGACAGGCACAGGGCCAAATCTAATAGGGTTTTTTAGCACATTTAAAGTGTAGTGAATGAGGAAAGTAGAGTTTATATTTTAGGCCCAGTTTTCTACAATTACCAGAAATAGCAAAACTAATCATCTGCATCAGGAAGACAATTATTCTGCATGACGTTGGTTCCTAAATAGCACAAAGGTCATTACCTTTTGTATGTTGCATTCGAGTGGCCTATTAGAGAGACTAGTTCTCAAGAACGTCCCCAAccttctctatttatttttcataCCTTTACTTTTTCTCTTCTATTCTTTCATTTCACCTTACCCTTCCttcagcgcagggtagcaaaccagaatcttctccggttaacctccctgcctttcccaccccgtttatctctctctctcattttttgtACAAAACTCTATACTAAATAGTACCTGTGCAAAATTTATGCAACCAACACAATAACTTTGCATTAAAGCATTGAAAGTGAGGTTTTTCCCGGCTCTCATATGCAAGAAATTAGGTCTCTAAATGCAAACTCCATTTTCTACCAGTCTCTAGGTCGAAATGCAATCAGCATCAAGTGAACAATTTCTGGGtagttatttttttcattcatgtATGTTTGGGTAGAAGTGAACTACGAAAAGCTTTCTCCATGTCACCTCGTGAAGGATCGGCTATCAGTTGATTTACAAGGTGCCATGTTCGAACTACAGCCTCCATCAATGTCATGATGCACAATACACACATTTGCTTGCTGCAGTATTACAGCTGAAAGCCCTCAGTAATCTTACCTTTTAGCACTCCATTGCTTTAGCACACATATGAAGTGCAGAACACATTATGTTGTTTGCAAATGTGACTGTAAGATATGCTTTGTCCATATGGAGACTCAGGCTCTCAGCCGTATACAAAAGGTCATAATTCACACTGGTCTGTGCCCACCAGACTGAGCTAATTAGCTGTCCCTCTGTTAGCTCCTTTCACAGAATCTACTGTCCAATTAACATGTCTACTACCATGAAGTCCAGATCTGGTGTGACACGATTCACCAGTGGGCTACATGTCATATGCTTCAGGTGAGCTGTGATCCACCAAAGCATTACCATTGGGACACAACACTTCTACAGACATTGGGGGTTCTTCATGCTCATAAGCAACTAGGTTTAGCAAGcttaattttgttttgttttgttttctgcgAACTTTCTGCAATGACGCACTTTCGCAATACTAAATGGACATGTTTACTTACTCCCACAGTGCGTTTTACTTGACCCACCAGCAACTTGGAGTACAATAGAGACAGGTATTAGAACAAAGGTTCAGTTGGTTCAATACCATGTTGTGCCGCTTTCGTACAGTCTGTACAGTGCATACACTGTGGCAGCTTGCATGCATTGTAAATGCCACAGCCTATGCAAGAGAGCACAGGCATCACCCTGAGGCCAAAGAAGTACAAACACAACTAGCTGCAACATCAACGATAGTACACATATATCTTTATAGTTGTTCCATTCACATACACAACGATAACAACAGAACAATTTCTTATTCAATGCCAAAAGCAGAGTTTAGTGTTTTCCTGGTGTACTCATATGCAAGAAAAAGGGCTCCAGTTGCTGGAAATGTTCTCAACAATGTTGGTCCCAATCCATTGTAAAGGGCTAGAACACCTGAAATTAAGAAAGAACTGTGTCACAAGGCAACAAGAAGCAATGTCCTCTTTTGTTCATTCTTTTCTTGTAACTACATAGCATTAAATTAGTTCTACCAAGAAACACCTCAGCACCTTCATGCACAGCTGCTAGCAATTCAAGTACAGACAGGAACAAAACTTGACATATATAGGTGTTGCAAAAAATACTAATTTCCTGTTCTGGCTTGCTGAGTGGAATCAAGAGGCACAGCTTATACACTTGAGTGCATTCATGTTTCGTAATCATTACACCACATGCAACAAGATAAAAACAAAATGTGCTTCTGTTTTTACTACAATAATACCGTAAAGACTCGCGTAATGAACATAAGTTTTTCAAAAGAAAACAGAGGCAAAGGTTGGGGGTAAGTTTATTATGCAGGGTAAACTTTATGGGAACTTTTTCAAAACAGCAAAATTTCAAAACTAAGACTGTAATGATTTGAAAAATGGACCTTTGCAGTGAAAAATACATGCACACCATTTGCAAAGTGCAACTGCATTTTTACTGCACTTAAACCCAAGCGATCAACAGACTCGCGAATTCTGTGCACTGCACACATTGCATCGCGCCCTTTCCTATTTCGAAAAGGTAAAGTTGCTGTACATTGCAGAGAGTAGTTGCAAGTTTTTGCTCTTAAGTCTGCGAGGTGCTCTTGAGCAGGCACTGGCAGTAAGAACAGACTGAGTTGGGCTGAGCGTCATCGTGCTCGCTCTTTCCGCTTCTGCTTGCTTGTTACAAGTTTTCTCACGTAATGGCTTTGCTGTCAGCTTCTCCGTCATCAAACCTACCGCCCCTGACGGTGTGCCACCCCGTATGTGGATATGCAGCCTACATGTGTTAGCTGTAGAATTTCGTTTATGGGATTTCAGCTTTTCTCGCGAGGCATTATTATTTCCAACACAGCGATCGGCACCGAGATTAAGTGCGCTTGCATTAAGCACATGTATGAGAGTAAAAGATTCCACTCTCCCAGAAAGGCTACAACATGGCCGTTCGATCGTGGAACTGTACAGGACCAAAGTTGGGAGTGCAATTATTATGCGAGTATGTTCATTAGGCGCGCACATACAGTATTTAAATGCTACTATGTACCCGGTGTATGTAGCAACACTAGTGGCTTAGGTATTGCACTGCTAAGCCTGAAGGTGTGGGATCAAATCCTgaccatggcggctgcatttcgatgggggcgaaatacgaaaatgcccgtgtaccgAGCGTCATGAACaggttacagaaccccaggtggtcgaaattaattcagagcctcataatcatatcgtgattttggcatgCACGACCACCCAatttaattaactttttttttgaaatgcTACTCTGGTGGTCATGGCTATGCCTATTAACTTACTCTTGCAAGCGATGCAGTAGCATCAGAAGTGGCAGTGAGAAAAACATAGCTGCTCACGATTCAGAACAGTGACCCGCCTTACAAAACCATACCCCATATGTCCATGCCACCACTCACTATTTGCCATTCATTAAGGGGGGGATGGTAGTATAAATGGGTCAGACTGTTTCTGGCACTGTCTTGTAAAAACTACTGCACATGATAATCAGAAATTTTGCATGCTGAGTGGAAGCATAACCCGTCAACCCTTCAGATGGAGTTTAAGGTTtcaatgtaccttttctcagaaaCTATGGACAGGCTGACAATTTAATTTGCCAGGTAAATTCCACGAATTGCTGTTTTCAAGCTGAACAAAACAAATTTTTGTTTGTACAGGCACtatttgagaaaaaaatattcttcACAGTTACCATTACTTAAAAGGTGAGAACATtgagattaatttttttttttgccagtaagACATTAAGAATGCTTTAATATTTTAGGTTAAAATTGTTAACAATAGAATTCCCTGGAAGCTGTAAATGTTTGACTGTAATCTGGCGAGAAAACACAGGTAAAATTCAGCAAACATCAACAATCCAGTCGCATGGACACAATACACTACAGAAGCCACTCACTATCAATATTTGCAGAGACAGCTAACAAACATGTGATAAACTAATGTATTTTGCATATGAAGGCACATTAGTCAATAAAACCTGAAAGTATACAGACTGAAACAGCTAATACAACATGAAAACATAAACAGCATGTTTTTAAATACCAGGGTGCATGGCCTTGGAGCCATTTTTATATGGCTTGGTGTGGTCATCCACACTCACTGTTGCACTGCCATGTTCCTCAGGTTTTGTACAGTTTTTGTATGCTAAAACTTAGACAGATTATAAGATGCTGACAGATTTATGACTAGTCATTTTTAAGCTGCAGACATTACTAAAACACACAGACgagacaaacaagaaaaataaaatgagtGCTTCTTGTACATACATTGCCTTAATATAGTTTCATCTTTATGTTTTAACAATGCCTGCAGCGCTGATATCTGCCATTGTTACATACCAACTATAGCCCCTAAAGCAGCTTTGGTGGACTGTTAACTCACCTTCAGTACGTAATATAGATCTCGCTACAGACAGAGCCGGCTCATTGGATCCAGAGATCTGAATGCGAGATTTGATAACATCAGCAGGGAAGATAGAGAGCCAAAGGCACGTGCCACCTATACCACCACTAATGATAGTTCTGGCAACACctgttgataaaaaaaaaaaaggaacagaggTGAAGTTAGACTGATACAGGATTTACTGGACTAAAGGTAAAGCTAAATCAACATAGGAATCATAGCTAAACTAGTAATGCTACCTCAATCAAAGCATGAAATGTACATGTACAGCGAGACTGAAACCAAGTGGGCTTGAAAAGGACCATGTAGCAATCCTTCATCAGCATTGTATTCAATTTGCATTGACTGAAGAATGCTCGAAAGCTCCCATGGGACAGGAGCCCAAAGCAAGAAGAAACATTGCACACATTCGCACACACATTGCGAAAGAACAGAGCCAATtattgttggcttttcatgagtATGCCACAAGACAGTGCAAGTTCAGAGCTAGTGACTGCAAACCAGGCTCACCTATTTCATCTTTCGTCTTTCCTGGTGGTGTGAGTAAGTAACGAGCTCCCTCATAGCCTCCAAAGAAGCAGAAGTATCCAGGCATCTCCCTGACAAGTGTAGCTGAAAAACCTTTGAAAAATCCGAAGAAGCCATCTTGTCTGTAGATTTGCCTGGTAAGCTGCCACGTTCCACTGCAAGGTAATGTAAAAACCACTCTTGTGTCAAAAATATGATCAAGAAAACCGAAATGATTACATGTCGAAGTACCATAGAGCTTTCAGTTCACATGAGTACAACTGACAAATAGTTATGAAATACTACAGTAACTTAACTTCAAGAAATGGATGGTGAAACAAATACTGCTCAGCATTTACAGTTGAAATGGAAGAATGACAATAAAGTATGGCAAGCTAACTAAGAACAATTCAATGAAGCACTTCAGTGTTAGATTGTATCAAAGGGTACTATATTCATCATAAGCCAAACATACCAAACAACCTGTCTGACCTAAGTAGCAGCAGCCACGAGacaaaagaagcttgagaacgtTCCTCGCTGCATGCTACATATGCAGACAGGTGTGCATTTCATCACAGCATTTCCTAGGAGTTTTTTTCTCTCCACAAAGTCTCGTTAATGTATTGGGAGCTCTAGATACATTTTGCACAACTGCCATCTGCactatatagttttttttttactttaaacaAAATGCTTAAAAATCGCCCATGGCATGTAGCACATTTCTgcttcttgagctggattactcaagaCGGTGAacattatttgcacaagaaatcgaaacgcaTAGTCAACTGATTACCAAGATCTTACTAATTAAGTTTTATGCTATGTGCTTTAacacacatattgcaatttatcaattgtagccagtgagcttaAATTCATATttacttggaacaaattctgaggatgacatCACTTTTAAGACAGGTCGTCCCAGAGTGTGTGATGAAATGCATTGGTGCTCGTCATTTTTGAGCtacaatgcaaaaaagaagtttTGTTAGAAAGGGAAAGTGGTCCAACAGTGCTTTTGTCTCAAGTTTGACAGAACTTAGTTATCTCAAAATTGGTGCTAGTGTTAAAATTTGTTCGAAGTGAATGTTTCTTGTGAAATCACTGACttcaattcataaattgcaatgtgtgcgcTAAAGTAGCTAGTTAAAAAAAGggaaagtgaaattttgttaatgagtcaattatgcattttttatttcttgagaTCCTAATGTCACAGAAGAAGgacgtgcaagcgctactgcgcttatTGCGATCCATCGGCCTTTGTGAACCTTTCCTCTGCTATtcctcttcgtctctctctctgtctgtctgtcggtccatCTGTCTGTCGgtttatctgtctgtctgtctgtctgtccatttATTTCTTGTGCAAATGTCTGTCTCTTCAAGTAATCCAGCTTAATGGGTAGATTTGTGCTACATATGCCACAggtgattaaaaaaaattctgttaatGTTAAAAAGACCACCAGGAATACATAACTTTTAAATTTATTCGTATTATAAATTAATTCATGAACATGTAGAACAACAGTCATGCTCTTGATAGTCACTGAGCCACTAAAATGGGTGAAAATATATTTTAGCTCAACAACCTGGTAGTTGTATAAAGCACCAAACTCGCTGAAAATTGTTTGTACAAAATGTATGCTATATGGTCGTACAGTACTGGTTCAATCAGCATCTGATACAAGGTCTTCACTGACATGGTATGTGTACACAtcgcaatatttctttttctttaaacatTAAGACTGCTCTGCAAACAAGTCATTATATTTTTTAAACCATAATTTTGTCTTGCATTTCTAGTTAACTGCATCTCCAACTGATCTAAATGTTCAGTAATAAGAGGTAACCCCTTCCTTGGCTTGGACGATCTGGGTTCATCCACACATTTCTGGTACAACGACGAGCACAGCTTGTCCATCAGTGGTACTTTGCATTTTACAGTAATGCCATGGACAACCTTAGTTTTGTCTCATTGCTAAGGTAGTGCTTTTGGTAGATGGCAGCACACAACCATTAGGGATATCGCACAAAGGAGCAAATTTATCCTTTCCGAAGAGGTAAAACGTATAAGCAACTGGGGTCATTAAAATTATTTGGGTGATTTTGGTCAGAATAGGGAATAATAGAATGACACGGAAGGGGTTGTTGATGAATAATAGAATGACACGGAAGGGGTTGTGTGATGTTAGAATACGATGACTTTATATAAAAAGGTCAGTCAATCAGTACCACGGTGTAAGAGTGCTCTTACACCGTGATCAGGACAGACAGCTGTACCAAGCTGTCCTCTAAACTTTTCAACATGCCCAGCACAGCTTAAATATTTTATTCTGTTGCATGAAATGGATGTATCCTGTGTCACAGAATAAGGACATCTTCTGCAATCACGTAACATCGACAACATGTCATTTCAAGTATAAAGCTTTAAGTAAGGTCTGTGGCATTTTTTTAACATTTCATGTATTTCATGCATTTTGTACTTCTGATAAATGCCCTACCTAAACTTACTTTACAGTTTTGTTCTGCGACACAGGATGCACTTGCTTCACGGAACAAATTAAGCTGTGCCAGGCTAGTCAAATAGTTTAGACGACAGCTGGGCACAGACGATGCAGGCTCGTCCATTTAAAAGTTGAAAGGATGCCCGGATTGAAAAAAGATGACCCAACCAAACACACAAAATATGAAAGGAATGCAGGCGCAACTCACATGCCAGCCTGATTGGTGGCCCCTTTCACTTGAGCACTTTCTCGCATCGACTGCAACTTGCACTTGACTAGCTCTGTGGGGCAGAGGGTGAGCGAGGAAAAGAAAGCGGCAAGGAAACCTGCCGAGGCGTTGTCCAAGGGGCTCAGTTCCTGCACGGTGGGCTTCCGAACCAATTTCTGCACAACCCTTTGGCACACTCCGTACGCACAGAAGAGAACTGAATTCTCTGCTACATTGGCCACCAGGGCGGGTACGGTTCCAGCATACAAGCCCCGCACACCATCCTGAGAAAGAGTTTTCTGGAAGCACTTCACGCTGCTGGGGTACAACTCGGGGAAGGTCTGCATCTTCACTTTGATTGTGTCAAGCGGCTGACCGACTGCCACGGTGGCAGCGCCACCTGTCAGGTGAAAAAGACACGAGCATGAGATAAGCACATGCACTTATAAATTGGACAGGTCAGCACGTATGGGCAACCGTACTCTAAACCATTCTGTATGCGAAAGCAAAACTGCACGAAAGTTTGCTAGCTGGGGATCGTTCATTGGACGCCGGCCGGCAACCGGAAATGGCAAATTTTCTCGTGACAttttgaaaaaatatatatatagagaaaCATCAACTTCGATGTTGGTTGTTGGGGAAGTGACACCATATCTTATGCAAGAACATTCCCGCAAAAGTAATATGAAACAATCAGCGACTACGCATGCAGTTGACAAGACACTTCAGGCCACGTAATTCGGCATATGCAGCTtggctcattgttttttttttttcagttcttatATTTAAAGTATAATGTATAGAACGAATACATTCCGCGAAGCGCCGACTTTCAGTATGCAAATCGGGCTATTTGCACTCAATTAACATCATCGTGTGGTTCCCTGGCTTTGACACACTGCTGCACATGACAACAGAACGATGGGAGTGGCAGATAAACTATACATGGGGCGGCAATCATGTCCTGCAGTACAACTTTATACGTCGGTAGGATTGCATAACCTCGTCGCTTACCTGCGGTTCCAGCGACCAAGTCGACTGCTGCTGCTAAGTAATGCTTGTACACCGTTCCTCCTATCTCCGGGTGATCGCGAAGCTCCTGGAGGTCATGCAGCTCGGTCGGAAGCGGGTTAGACATGCTGTCCGCTGAAATGAAACCGAAGATGAGCAGTGGCGGCGATCCGTACGGGTTGTCCGCACGTCCGGAAGGACGTGCAGCCCGTCCGTACAGAAGCACCGAGTGAAGCACTTACGTTTTGTCTCACCGATGTAGAAGGCAGCGCTCTCTGTGCCTGCTTTAATAACTATGCTGGTCACGGAAACGTGCTTGCCGCATTACTCAAAAACCTTCGCATTGACACGGCTTCCACGGCGCTGAGCGCATGAGACCGGCGGCAGCGAGCGAAGCGGACGGACCACATGCGCGTGGCGGGAAGTGAACTCGTAAACGATAGATGGCGCACGATTCGTGAGAAGAAGTGTGCATATTATACACAGGGTGGCAGCACATGTCAAGCGTTAGCTATTTCCC encodes:
- the LOC135909698 gene encoding mitochondrial ornithine transporter 1, with product MSNPLPTELHDLQELRDHPEIGGTVYKHYLAAAVDLVAGTAGGAATVAVGQPLDTIKVKMQTFPELYPSSVKCFQKTLSQDGVRGLYAGTVPALVANVAENSVLFCAYGVCQRVVQKLVRKPTVQELSPLDNASAGFLAAFFSSLTLCPTELVKCKLQSMRESAQVKGATNQAGIGTWQLTRQIYRQDGFFGFFKGFSATLVREMPGYFCFFGGYEGARYLLTPPGKTKDEIGVARTIISGGIGGTCLWLSIFPADVIKSRIQISGSNEPALSVARSILRTEGVLALYNGLGPTLLRTFPATGALFLAYEYTRKTLNSAFGIE